The DNA segment CGTCGCGCCCTGGAAACCCGGGTTCTTGTCGGACTTGGCGCCCGGATACTCGTAGACCTGGCCCACCAGACCCGCAAAGTCCTTCCGGAACTCCCCCAGTGCCGGGTCGTCGGGCATGACCATGAGCATTTGTTCCGTGCGCAGGATCCCGGACGCCTTCATGAGTTCGTCCACCACGAAAAAGGATGCCGGATGGTTGGCCGCGATCTGGTCCTGGACGATGCTCTTGGCCCAGGTGTCCTGTAGGTCCTCGGGAAGGATGCTTGTGGGGTCTTTGTCGATCCCGCGGAATGTGTAGTCCCGCCCATCCGCCCCCTTCATGGCCAGGCCCTTCGTCTCCACTCCTCCGACCCGGAAAAGGGGCTTGAGGCCCCCTGCAAAGGTCTGCAAATTCAAGACCTCTACCCGGATCGGCGTCGTCCATAGCGGCCGGTAATCCGTGCCCCAGAGCCAGCAGTGGAAGCCGCCCGCCTTGTACTTGGGGGCGATCGCGACCTGGCGCGCCTCCCGCCCAGGGGGAGCTTTAGCGTCCTCGGCCGCGCCCGTTGCCGCCGTGAGAGGGGCGGGGAGAGCGCCCAGAAGAGCGAGAAGACCGCGAACGGCGCCCACTCCCAGTGAGCCTAGCTGCCTAGGGCGAGGACCGTCAGATTTCGCTTGCCCCAAAGCGAGGGGGTCCCCATTTCTTGTCTGTGAGTTCGGCACGATTCTCCAGGCTCCTCTGCATCGCCTCAATTGCTGGGCGGCGGCGGCGGCTTTTCCGTTCCGGTGTACGAGAAGTCGACCTTCACCGACCCGCTGGCCGTCACGTCAACAGGCTGGGTCAGAGCGCCGAAGCGCTCGTGCCAGGCTTCGAGCGTGTAGTGCCCGGGCGGGACGCCCGCGAGATGGAAGGCGCCGTCGTCTCCCGTCACCGCGAAGTACGGATGGCTGACCACGCCGACCGCGCCCGCCATCCAGGGGTGGACGTCGCACCTTAGGTACAGCACTCCCTCGCTCTTGAGCGTGTAGTCGTACTTCAAGCCCGCGCGTGGCTGGCCCACGTTGAATGTGTCGCCGCCGTGGCTGTGAATGTTGTGGAGCGTGTTGTCGCTGTTGACGATCTCTAGCTTCTGGCCGACCCGGGCAGCCGAGACTCTCGGTTGATAGACGCAGTTCTTCTGCTCGACCACAACGGGCTCGCTAGGGGGGGGTGGCGCCCCCGCGAGCGACCCGGTCAAGTGAACGAAGACGTTTTTCAGCGTCCCGTTGGGATTGACGAGGACCGAGTCCTGAGTCACCCGCTTGCC comes from the Vicinamibacteria bacterium genome and includes:
- a CDS encoding carboxypeptidase regulatory-like domain-containing protein is translated as MSREAARALIITTVVGAVGFLIQQYRPASAAGPGGGIEGTVKFTGTAPPNALIRMGADPNCLQANAGKRVTQDSVLVNPNGTLKNVFVHLTGSLAGAPPPPSEPVVVEQKNCVYQPRVSAARVGQKLEIVNSDNTLHNIHSHGGDTFNVGQPRAGLKYDYTLKSEGVLYLRCDVHPWMAGAVGVVSHPYFAVTGDDGAFHLAGVPPGHYTLEAWHERFGALTQPVDVTASGSVKVDFSYTGTEKPPPPPSN